A portion of the Streptomyces erythrochromogenes genome contains these proteins:
- a CDS encoding EamA family transporter, with protein sequence MEGNKRWVALTAVAPVAWGANYFVTHAFLPADHPLYGAALRALPAGLVLLALCRRRPRGAWWGRSAVLGLLNVSVFFVLVFAASQLLPTSVASTVMAVSPLAMMLAAWLLMAERPGSAHLAGAAIGLGGVCLMLLGGEDGISVPGVLVSAAAVLVSSFGHILAKRWNTGTGTGTGTGTGTGTGMTGTAEAAGAGVLASTAWQLTAGGLLLLPVAVAVEGAPPPVSPSVLLAFCYVALVATALAFSVWFAGLRRLPAGTVGLIGLLNPVTGVLLGTAVAGEVLTGRQLGGLALVLAGVALGRPTAGTRPDRRLPAGTPAAPGPHPGLRSGPGPSRST encoded by the coding sequence ATGGAAGGTAATAAGCGCTGGGTGGCACTGACCGCGGTGGCGCCGGTGGCCTGGGGAGCCAACTACTTCGTCACCCACGCATTCCTGCCGGCGGACCACCCGCTGTACGGGGCTGCCCTGCGGGCGCTGCCGGCCGGCCTGGTGCTGCTGGCGTTGTGCCGCCGTCGGCCGCGCGGCGCGTGGTGGGGACGGTCCGCCGTGCTCGGGCTGCTCAACGTGAGCGTCTTCTTCGTCCTCGTCTTCGCCGCCTCACAGCTGCTGCCCACAAGCGTGGCCTCGACCGTCATGGCGGTCTCCCCCCTGGCCATGATGCTGGCCGCCTGGCTCCTGATGGCCGAGCGGCCCGGCTCCGCCCATCTGGCGGGCGCCGCGATCGGGCTGGGCGGGGTGTGCCTCATGCTGCTCGGTGGCGAGGACGGGATCAGCGTGCCGGGCGTACTGGTGTCGGCCGCGGCAGTGCTGGTGTCGTCCTTCGGCCACATCCTGGCCAAGCGGTGGAACACCGGGACCGGCACCGGGACCGGGACCGGCACCGGGACCGGCACCGGGATGACCGGGACCGCGGAGGCCGCCGGTGCCGGTGTCCTCGCCTCGACCGCCTGGCAGCTCACCGCCGGGGGCCTGCTCCTGCTGCCGGTCGCCGTCGCCGTGGAGGGAGCCCCGCCACCGGTGTCCCCGTCCGTGCTCCTGGCCTTCTGCTACGTCGCCCTGGTCGCCACCGCCCTGGCCTTCTCGGTCTGGTTCGCGGGCCTTCGCCGGCTGCCCGCCGGGACGGTGGGTCTGATCGGGCTGCTCAACCCGGTCACGGGCGTCCTGCTCGGGACGGCGGTCGCCGGCGAGGTGCTGACGGGCCGGCAACTGGGCGGACTGGCCCTCGTACTGGCCGGGGTCGCCCTGGGCCGGCCCACGGCCGGGACCCGCCCGGACCGGCGGCTTCCCGCCGGGACCCCCGCCGCTCCCGGTCCTCACCCCGGGCTGCGAAGCGGTCCGGGGCCGAGCCGGTCCACGTAG
- a CDS encoding MarR family winged helix-turn-helix transcriptional regulator, whose protein sequence is MARIQADWRRERPDLDVGPQGVIGRLHRLADRLGAELRLVYDRYGLGEGEFDVLCALRRAGEPFERAPGELAAHTMVTTGAMTKRIDRLERSGLVTRRRSGDDQRGRIVALTPAGRDLVDRAFTDHMRNERRLLDLVTPEEAAALETLLATWLHRLED, encoded by the coding sequence GTGGCCCGCATCCAGGCCGACTGGCGACGCGAACGTCCTGACCTCGATGTCGGCCCGCAGGGCGTGATCGGCCGACTGCACCGCCTCGCCGACCGGCTCGGCGCGGAACTCCGCCTCGTCTACGACCGCTACGGACTCGGGGAAGGGGAGTTCGACGTCCTGTGCGCGCTGCGCCGCGCGGGCGAGCCCTTCGAACGCGCGCCGGGCGAGCTCGCCGCGCACACCATGGTCACCACCGGTGCGATGACGAAGCGGATCGACCGCCTGGAACGCTCGGGGCTCGTCACCCGCCGCCGCTCCGGCGACGATCAGCGCGGCCGGATCGTCGCCCTCACCCCGGCCGGACGCGACCTCGTCGACCGGGCCTTCACCGACCACATGAGAAACGAACGCCGGCTGCTCGACCTCGTGACCCCCGAGGAGGCCGCGGCGCTCGAAACGCTGCTCGCCACGTGGCTCCACCGTCTGGAGGACTGA
- a CDS encoding three-helix bundle dimerization domain-containing protein gives MRADSEDALTIRAVAERLMKAYPQVDARLVHSSVQIAYEELRYARVRTYLPVLMERRAQDLLPSDEEQLRRTARVTE, from the coding sequence GTGAGGGCGGATTCAGAGGACGCACTGACCATCCGCGCCGTAGCCGAGCGGCTGATGAAGGCGTACCCGCAGGTCGACGCCCGCCTGGTGCACAGCTCGGTGCAGATCGCGTACGAGGAGCTCAGGTACGCGCGAGTACGTACCTACCTGCCGGTACTGATGGAACGCAGGGCGCAGGACCTGCTGCCGTCCGACGAGGAGCAGCTGCGCAGGACCGCTCGCGTGACAGAATGA
- a CDS encoding sigma factor-like helix-turn-helix DNA-binding protein yields the protein MPEASPAVDAIRSVIADLAAIPDPADRARAVGTVLDAVPDLQAGLRAARQAAVIELRATQTLAEVADILGISVPRVSQIASGVSRSSRK from the coding sequence ATGCCCGAGGCCTCTCCCGCCGTCGACGCGATCCGCTCCGTGATCGCCGATCTCGCGGCCATCCCCGACCCTGCAGACCGTGCCCGCGCAGTGGGGACCGTCCTCGACGCCGTCCCCGATCTGCAGGCCGGACTCCGTGCTGCGCGGCAGGCCGCCGTCATCGAGCTGAGGGCCACTCAGACCCTGGCCGAGGTGGCCGACATCCTCGGCATCTCCGTGCCGCGCGTGTCCCAGATCGCCTCGGGCGTCAGCCGCAGCTCGAGGAAGTGA
- a CDS encoding DUF6292 family protein, protein MIRAGRLQHVQTMSDLADALGKALVTVRNQKPYAAEGHPAPISSHKARNQLWDSEQTKAYYAGEPIPELPPVDDDEDLLDRHEAAELLGVAPVSWNTYKKDPGLAAGVVLVPEGPKGTEHWPRRLVLAYKDGRPGRGAGGGRREGSGDMIPRDEILPRIAELLDADPAVTVATVSDTLGITKFPTAQSGLATLRGRRIADLVEQRPGLDLKDAALQLGYPAITHRAAVTFAERELRARSAQPYLQHTANVLAAAGIAQQAQVEMRRLDGGAVAAAVLLGTDQPAAAAVWDSRFGWRTATSRRHPIGKDTDTAPEGEGIRYLGSGLRPEPDELLAALRDQRCGTKRPKASMNEFIGSEE, encoded by the coding sequence GTGATCCGCGCCGGACGCCTGCAGCACGTCCAGACCATGTCCGACCTGGCCGACGCCCTCGGCAAGGCTCTCGTCACTGTCCGAAACCAGAAGCCGTACGCTGCGGAAGGCCACCCGGCACCGATCAGCTCGCACAAGGCCCGCAATCAGCTTTGGGACTCGGAGCAGACCAAGGCCTACTACGCCGGCGAGCCCATCCCCGAGCTGCCCCCGGTCGACGACGACGAGGACCTCCTGGACCGCCACGAGGCCGCCGAACTGCTCGGAGTCGCCCCCGTGAGCTGGAACACCTACAAGAAGGACCCGGGCCTGGCCGCCGGCGTCGTCCTCGTGCCGGAAGGCCCCAAGGGCACCGAGCACTGGCCCCGGCGCCTGGTCCTTGCGTACAAGGACGGCCGGCCCGGCCGCGGCGCCGGCGGCGGCCGCCGTGAGGGAAGCGGCGACATGATCCCCCGCGACGAGATTCTGCCGCGGATCGCCGAGCTCCTGGACGCCGACCCCGCCGTCACCGTCGCGACCGTCTCCGACACCCTCGGCATCACCAAGTTCCCCACCGCGCAGTCCGGCCTGGCCACCCTGCGCGGCCGGCGCATCGCCGACCTCGTCGAGCAGCGGCCCGGTCTCGACCTGAAGGACGCCGCTCTCCAGCTGGGCTACCCCGCCATCACCCACCGCGCCGCCGTCACGTTCGCTGAGCGGGAGCTCCGCGCCCGCAGTGCCCAGCCCTACCTGCAGCACACCGCCAACGTCCTGGCCGCAGCCGGCATCGCCCAGCAGGCCCAGGTGGAGATGCGCAGGCTCGACGGAGGAGCCGTGGCCGCCGCCGTGCTGCTCGGCACCGACCAGCCGGCCGCAGCCGCGGTATGGGACTCCCGCTTCGGATGGCGGACCGCGACCAGCCGCCGGCACCCCATCGGCAAGGACACCGACACCGCGCCCGAGGGCGAGGGGATCCGCTACCTGGGCAGCGGGCTGCGACCCGAGCCCGATGAGCTGCTGGCAGCCCTGCGCGATCAGCGCTGCGGCACCAAGCGGCCCAAGGCCAGCATGAACGAGTTCATCGGCAGCGAGGAATGA
- a CDS encoding helix-turn-helix domain-containing protein: protein MSPHTPNESRVISVRPQAPSPGSGGAAGALRRPVGGPQPRAPREPLWRDLVGDVLRRERLAQERTLKDVSEAARISMPYLSEVERGRKEASSEVLAAAAQALGLGLADLLLRAGDELARHARSRVVRSRTSPTSPTSPTSQYDGFCLAA, encoded by the coding sequence GTGAGCCCTCATACGCCGAACGAGTCCCGCGTCATCTCCGTGCGCCCGCAAGCTCCGTCGCCCGGTTCCGGCGGGGCGGCCGGCGCCCTGCGGAGACCCGTGGGGGGTCCACAGCCACGCGCGCCGAGGGAGCCCCTGTGGCGTGACCTCGTCGGCGACGTGCTCCGGCGCGAGCGGCTCGCCCAGGAGCGGACACTGAAGGACGTCTCGGAGGCGGCCCGGATCTCGATGCCGTACCTGTCGGAGGTGGAGCGCGGACGCAAGGAAGCATCCTCCGAGGTGCTCGCGGCCGCCGCCCAGGCCCTCGGGCTCGGCCTCGCCGACCTGCTCCTGCGCGCCGGTGACGAGCTGGCCCGGCACGCCCGGAGCCGGGTGGTCCGGAGCCGCACGTCACCCACGTCGCCCACGTCGCCCACGTCGCAGTACGACGGCTTCTGCCTCGCCGCCTGA